In Novosphingobium kaempferiae, the DNA window CCAGGCAGTCCGGGCGCACCGGATGACGTGCCACCCGTCGGCCCCGACTTCGATCAGCCGGACACGGCACCTGTCGAACTTCCGCCGCCGGACTGACAGGCCTTCAGCTCACAGCCCACGAGCCCGGTTCAGTCTGCGGATTCCTCCTTGCCGCCACGACCCCGGGCTGGTGGGCGCTGCATCTCTTGAAGTAAGCAGCGCTGCTTTCAGTACTGATAAGCGGCGAAGACGAGCACAAGGGCGTCTGATGGCGGGTAGCGCCGCGGCGTACTGAGCAGCTCTCGCCGATCTTTCGGGACTCGCACGCGAGAGACCCGGGCCTCTGGCATCGCCCGCGCACAGTCGGCGCCTCCCCCAGCCTGCAAACAGATTGCAGGATCGGTCCTCACGAGGGCAATCGATCCCCGAAAACGTGGAACCCGCCAAGTGAAACCGGATGCTCGAAAGACAATTTTGCAGCTACTTGGCGAACGCATGGGAGGTGCAACGATCTGCCCGAGCGAAGTCGCTCGCGCCATCGCATCTGAGGATCAATGGCGAGAAGCGATGCCGGCGGTCCATGCTGCGATCGATGAGATGATAGCCGATGGCATCATCAGTTTAAGCTGGAAGGGGCGCAATCTGGACCGGCGAAGCGGGGCATACCGTATCAGACTGCGATAGATCGGCCCGTTGCAAGAAATCGCCCGGACACCGATGATCGCCTCGTAAGAGTGCCCTGCAAGTGACGTGCGATCCACACCCCTGCGTCGGACAAGCAGAGGTCCAGCTTGTTTTGTCGGATGGGGCGAGCGATTGAGCCAGCCCCACCCAATTCCCATCAGACGCTGCGCGCCTGCGCAGCATGCCTGCCTTCCGCGAATTCCTCGATCAACTTCGCGCAGAAGGCGGGAAGATCGTCCGGCGTCCGACTGGTGACCAGGCCGTCGTCCACGACGACCTCCTCGTCGATCCAACGACCTCCGGCGTTCTCGATGTCGGTGCGAACGGATGGGAACGATGTGACAGTCCGCCCCTTGAGGACGCCGGCCTCCACCAGTACCCATGGAGCGTGGCAGACGGCGCCGACGGGCTTGCCGGCCTCGAAGAAATCCCGCACGAACCGCACGGCGTCCTCGCTACCGCGCAGCTTGTCCGAGCCGACGCTCCCGCCTGGGATGACAAGTGCGTCAAAGTCGTCCGCAGACACTTCGGTGAACGTCCTGTCGATGGGATAGCTGCCCCCAGGATCAAGATCGTTGTTGTTCGTCTGCGCGGTCCCGCTCTCCAGGCTTATTGCGGTGACCCTGGCACCAGCCTGCTCCAGTGCTTCCTTGGGCTTGACGAACTCGGGCTCCTCCGTGCCGCGTGGCGCGATGAGAATGGCGATCGAACGATTGTCGAGGGACATGGCATCTCCTGTCGAGTGGTGGGCGCCGCCTCCATTTCCGATGGTACGGAAGACGATGCGCCGGGCCTCCAGTAAACCGCCGGAGGCTGCTCTTGATCCGCTCGGCCCGAGATCGTGCTGTGTCTTTGCGTGGGACTGCCCCAGGGGCAAGGCGCTCTGATCCAGCCTTCCTGTCAGGCATGTAGCGGGGATCGTGCCGCGAGGGGATCGCCAGATTCGTCAACGGGTGGCCACAGGTCTGCTGGCGAGGGGCTGAGGGTCGGTTTCCTGTTTCGCCAACACGCACCGCGTGGATCGAACACCCGCCTTTTCACGCCGTTACTCGCAGAAGCCGAAGGTCAGGTGCCGTGGGCTGCGCCGCAAAGCGACAGCCCTGTTCGAGCAGAAGATTCCCGGATGCGTCCCCGATCATGAACGGCACACCCGGCGCCATACCTCCACTTTCCGTCCTCGGCGCACTCCGGGCGAGGTGGATCGTGCGGGAACCATACCGGCGACCCCATCGTTTCGAACAAATCACGAACAAGGAACTGCCAGATGACCGATGAACTGCACAACCCCAAGCTGGACGATCACCCGGCTTCGAATACCGAAAAGGATCCGTCTGACTGGGTGTCGGGAGACGACCCGATGACCGGAGCGCAGGCTTCCTATCTCACGACGCTTTGCGAGGAGGCAGGCGAGGATCTGCCACCCGGGGATCTCAGCAAGGCGGACGCGTCACAGCGGATCGACGCGCTCAAAGCCAAATTGGGGAGGAACTGACAAGCGAAAGTCTGCCAAGTGACAGCCGCGCGCAGGACGAAGTGTCCGACCAAGGCTTCAGGCAGACAAGGCGGCTCCCCATGCGCCGGTTATCGGGTCCTGCGCCGGATCCGGAAGCGCAGCTATGCGCGCGAGGGCGCCATCGTCGGCGCTCCGGCAGATGTCCCAGTCCTGGCCCCGGGGGTACGCGCCGACAACCTGGAAGTCGTCGCTGGCCTCCAGGCAGCGGTGTCCTGTACCTGCGGGCAGCATCACCGCGTCGCCTGCCGTGACGATGATCTGCTCGCCATCCGGCCCGCCCAGTTCAAGCACCGCAGTGCCGGCAAACACGCCAAGCGCCTCGTGCGCCGTCGAGTGGTAATGATGGTAGTCATAGACCCCGTCACGCCAGTCCGGGCGCCAGCCGTTATCCGTGAACAGCATTTCGAAGCGCTCGGCACCCTGCTCACCCGTCACCTCGATCGCACTCCTGTACACCCGGACGGGCAGGTGCGGATTGTTGGGCACCCACGCATTGGCGTCCAGTTGCATCGTCTCGATTTTCATCAGTCGCCTTTCTTCGTACCCGGCCGCCGCGCTGCCTTGTCGGCCAGTTCGATCCATACCGGCGCATGGTCGCTTGTTTTCTCCCAGGCGCGCGGACGCCGATCGACCTCTGCAACCTTGAGCCGGCCGGCAGCCCGCGCGTTCAGGAGAAGATGATCGATCCGCAAACCGGCGTCCCGTTCGAATGAGCGGCGCCAGTATTTCCAGAAGGTGTAGATGTGTGCGGCTGGATGGAGTTCGCGCAAGGCATCGGTCCAGCCCTGACCAAGCAGGCGGGCGCAGGCGGTTTTGACCTCAGGTGCGAACAGGGCATCGTCGCGCCAGCGATCGGGGACGTACACGTCAAGATCGGTTGGTATGACATTGAAGTCGCCAGCGATCACGACTGGCGCATCGAGGGTCACCAGGGTCGAAAGACGGTCGTGGAGCCGCTCGAGCCAGCGCAGCTTGTAGTCGAACCTGGGGCCCGGCTGCGGATTGCCATTTGGCAGGTAGAGGGCACCAATGAGGACGCCATCGACGGCCGCTTCGATGTATCGGCTCTGGGTGTCAGCAGGATCGCCTGGCAAACCGCGCCGGGTCTCGTGGATCTCGCCGACACGGCTCAGGATCGCGACGCCGTTCCAGCTCTTCTGGCCATGCCAGATCGCGTCATAGCCCAGATCGCGAATCGGTTCTTGGGGGAAACGCTCGTCGGGCGCCTTCAACTCCTGAAGACACACCACGTCGGGCTGCGCGATTTCCAGCCATCTGAGAAGTACGGCCAGCCGCCCGTTGATGCCGTTCACATTGTACGTCGCGATTTTCACGAGGCATTACCCTCCGACGGGGGCGAGTGGCCGGCGACAGGATAATGCGGGCACCAGCCCCGCTTTCCTGCCCGAAGGGATCGAAATGCCCGGTGATTGGGCTTTCACTGCTCGCGCCATCGCAATCGCCCGAGATATCTTCGACAGCACAAGCACCCAAGATAGGGAGTCGTTCCGAAAAGCCGGGGGAGTGTATCGACCTCGGGCCCTGCCTCCTTCTCCAGCCCCCTTCCCGCGCTCCGGCAGCCACGCGTCCTTCATAAATGCCTGGCCGTGATCAAGGGCTACAGTCTGCCTGAGATTGAAGGAGAGAGCCGAGATCGTCAGTATCGAGTGCGGGCGCGATAATGCGGAGCGGCGCATCGCGCATCTGCCTCTCGCCCACCTCCAGTCTTGTGAAGGCGACCGGGTTTCGCGATCTTCGAGGAAGGCTGTCGCCGCGACAGGCATGCCGAACGCCTCGCGACGCACGTCTACGCGAGCGGCACACGCTAGGCTTCCTTGTGATCCGTCTCAAGACAGTGCCAGCCGTTTGCCCTCCCCTCTCGAAGTTCGGCAGCTCGCTGCAAGTCCTTCTGCATTGCCGCGATTCGTCGAGCGTGGGCGATGAGACGTGTCGCGACCCGTACTGTGCAAGGCGCGGCCCCGTCCTTCGCCTCAACGATCTCCGCGCGGACGTGCTTGTTCTCGATCGCGACAGCAAAGGCTTGTGCCGAAGCCCGGTTCAGGAAGACAAAGGAGAAGATCACGGTCTTCTCCTCCGGCGCGTGCAGTCCATGCTGTAGGCCGCAGTTTTTCGCCGTTTCCCCGGCGCCGGGTTCCCGGTCCCAATCCCTGTCAAGGTCGGCACGAGCGGGCTCCGTGGCCGGGCGCGGCGGCACACCTTCGTGAGGTGGAGGACAGATCATCTCGTTTTCCACCTCGCGGTTGCTTGGCCTGTCATCATCCGCCTGCATGATGTCTCTCCTCAGCCTCCCGTGTCGCGATCATCCAGCTTTTCTATTCGCCGGATCGGCGGGGAGCGCGATCGACATCCCCGTCACGCCGTTCGCTTTCCGGATAGTCCTCGGGGTCGACTTCGCCCACGACAGGGCGATCGTCCACTTTTTCAGGCTTCTGACCGCCGCGCGTGCGGGGGTCGTGGGCCGCGTCCGGGCGAGCGTCCCCCATTCCGCCGCGAGGCGTTTCATACGGGTCATCGCCGGCGCGCTGCCGGGCCTCCTCACCATTCTCGGGCGTGATCCCATCGGTCATGACAAGTCCTTTCCGTTTGCCGACGCAAAAGCATGGGCGTCCTCTGCCGTTCCCGGCGAGCGGGAGTCCGCTAACTTCGATCAAGTCACGGGGGCGTCTCCGCATCTAACCGACTGATCCATGTTAACGTCAGGTCGTCATCAGGGAACGCGGCCGAGCCCGATGGCTTGATGAGGGCACAAGCGGGCGAGCACCACGACACCAGCGCCATGCCGATTAGGGCTGGAAAGCTCCGGGCTGCCCGCGACCGATATGCAGCCAGCGTACTCATCCCGGATAAGGACTCGCAATGACGGACATTCGCGACGATGCCCCACCCGCCACCGCCAAACACGCAAGCGCCACGCAGAATGCGGCGCGCGAAGGCCTGTCCGGCGAGGGCGACACCCTCATCGCCCGTTCGGTGACGATCAACCGCAGCCGGGACGATCTCTATCGGTTCTGGCGGGATTTTCCGAACCTCGCGAAGTTCATGGAGAACGTGAAGCGTATCGACGTGCGCGATGATTGCACGTCGCACTGGGTCGTGGCCGGCCCCGGCGAGACTACGGTCGAATGGGACGCGCAGATAACTCAGGACGTTCCGGGCGAAGCGATCGCCTGGGCATCGACGAACAGCCCTGACGTTTCCAACAGCGGGCGCGTGGAATTCCGCGACGCGGGCGAGAGAGGCACGGTCGTCACCGCGACGATCTTCTACAAAGCCCCCGCCGGATTTGTCGGGAAACTGATCGCCAAGCTGTTCCAGCGCGAACCCGGCATTCAGGCGCGCCGCGACCTCAGGCGCTTCAAGCAACTCATGGAAACGGGCGAAGTGGCCACTGCGGCGCGCACGCTCAAGCAACGCGAAGAGGAGATCGCCTGATGCGTGCACTCACCTGGCACGGCAAGCACGACGTTCGGGTCGACACCGTGGATGACCCGGAAATCCTCAATCCGCGCGATGCCATCATCAAGGTGACGTCCACGGCGATCTGCGGCTCCGATCTTCACCTCTACGACGGCTTCATCCCGACGATGAAGGCAGGCGATATCCTCGGTCACGAATTCATGGGCGAGGTCGTCGAGACAGGTCCCGGATCGACCCTGCGCAAAGGCCAGCGCGTGGTCGTTCCCTTCACCATCGCGTGCGGGAGCTGCTATCATTGCGGCAAGCACCAGTATTCCGCCTGCGACAACGGCAATCCGGCGGACAATCAGGACATCGCCCAGGAACTCTACGGCCAGCCGATGTCCGGCCTGTTCGGCTACAGCCACATGACCGGCGGTTACGCGGGCGGCCAGGCAGAGTACGTGCGCGTGCCGTTCTCCGACGTGGGGCCTATCGTCATCCCGGACGGCATCGACGATGACCGGGTCCTGTTCCTTTCCGACATTCTTCCCACCGGCTGGCAGGCGGCCGAGAATGCGGAGATCGAGCCGGGCGATACGGTGGTCGTGTGGGGATGCGGCCCGGTCGGGCTTTTCGCCGTCCAGTCCGCCTTCCTGATGGGCGCAGAGCGCGTCATCGCCATCGACCATTTTCCGCGGCGCCTCGAACTCGCAAGACGGTTCGGCGCGGAGACGATCAACTACGAGGAAACCAGAACCTACGAGGCCCTGATTGAGATGACGGGCGGTATCGGCCCGGACGCCTGCATCGATGCTGTGGGCCTCGAAGCCCATGGGTTCTTCGCGGACAACGTCTGGGATCAGATCAAAGTCTCGACTTTCACGGGGACCGACCGGACGCACAGCATACGACAAGCGATCCACGCCTGCCGCAAGGGTGGCCGGGTCTCGATGCCCGCCGTCTACGGCGGCTTCGTCGACAAGTTCCCGCTTGGCGCGTTCATGGAAAAAGGCCTGACCCTCAAGACCGGCCAGACCCATGTGCAGCATTACCTGCCGGGGCTGCTCAACGCCATCGTCGAGGACAAGATCGATACCACGTTCCTCATCAGCCATCGCCTGCCGCTGGAACAGGCGCCGGACGGGTATCGCATGTTTCACGACCACCAGAATGACGTGACCAAGGTCGTGCTGAAGCCCGGCCTCGATCGCGTCGCCGCCTGAGGAGAACGCCCATGGCCGACAAATTCGCCATCGTCACAGGCGCGTCCACCGGGATCGGTTTCGAGCTCGCCCATTGCGCGGCGCGGGCCGGGTACGATCTGCTGGTGGCCGCCGACGAAGCGCTGATCGAGGCAGCCGCACGCGATTTCAGCCTGCACGGGGTCAACGTCATGTCGGTGGAAGCCGACCTTTCGACGCTGGACGGCGTCGATCGCCTGCTTGCCGCAACCGGCGGGCGAGCGATCGACGTGCTTTGCGCCAATGCGGGCGTCGGCACGGGCGGGGCCTTCCTGCAGCAGGAGGTTGCGACCTGGCGCCATTCGATCGACACCAATGTTACCGGGACGGTCTATCTCCTGCAAAGCGTGCTGACGAGGATGGTCGCGCGCGGCTCGGGCAAGGTTCTCGTGACGGGGTCCATCGCGGGCTACATTCCCGGCAGCTTCAATGCCGTCTACAATGCGACCAAGGCCTTCATCGACAACTTCACCGAAGCCCTGCGCAATGAACTCAAGGACATCGCCGGCGTCACGCTCACCACGCTGATGCCCGGTGCAACCGAGACCGAATTTTTCGCACGCGCAGACATGCTCGACACGCAACTGGGCCAAAACGACAAGGCAGACCCTGCGAAAGTCGCTCGCGACGGCTGGGACGCGCTGATGGCGGGCAAGGGACACATCGTGTCCGGCTGGTCCAACAAGCTGCAGGTCGCCGGTGCCGGCATTGTCCCACAGTCTCT includes these proteins:
- a CDS encoding type 1 glutamine amidotransferase domain-containing protein, with the translated sequence MSLDNRSIAILIAPRGTEEPEFVKPKEALEQAGARVTAISLESGTAQTNNNDLDPGGSYPIDRTFTEVSADDFDALVIPGGSVGSDKLRGSEDAVRFVRDFFEAGKPVGAVCHAPWVLVEAGVLKGRTVTSFPSVRTDIENAGGRWIDEEVVVDDGLVTSRTPDDLPAFCAKLIEEFAEGRHAAQARSV
- a CDS encoding DUF3253 domain-containing protein gives rise to the protein MGGATICPSEVARAIASEDQWREAMPAVHAAIDEMIADGIISLSWKGRNLDRRSGAYRIRLR
- a CDS encoding ribonuclease E inhibitor RraB, with the translated sequence MQADDDRPSNREVENEMICPPPHEGVPPRPATEPARADLDRDWDREPGAGETAKNCGLQHGLHAPEEKTVIFSFVFLNRASAQAFAVAIENKHVRAEIVEAKDGAAPCTVRVATRLIAHARRIAAMQKDLQRAAELREGRANGWHCLETDHKEA
- a CDS encoding DUF3072 domain-containing protein, which produces MTDELHNPKLDDHPASNTEKDPSDWVSGDDPMTGAQASYLTTLCEEAGEDLPPGDLSKADASQRIDALKAKLGRN
- the xth gene encoding exodeoxyribonuclease III encodes the protein MKIATYNVNGINGRLAVLLRWLEIAQPDVVCLQELKAPDERFPQEPIRDLGYDAIWHGQKSWNGVAILSRVGEIHETRRGLPGDPADTQSRYIEAAVDGVLIGALYLPNGNPQPGPRFDYKLRWLERLHDRLSTLVTLDAPVVIAGDFNVIPTDLDVYVPDRWRDDALFAPEVKTACARLLGQGWTDALRELHPAAHIYTFWKYWRRSFERDAGLRIDHLLLNARAAGRLKVAEVDRRPRAWEKTSDHAPVWIELADKAARRPGTKKGD
- a CDS encoding SDR family NAD(P)-dependent oxidoreductase; protein product: MADKFAIVTGASTGIGFELAHCAARAGYDLLVAADEALIEAAARDFSLHGVNVMSVEADLSTLDGVDRLLAATGGRAIDVLCANAGVGTGGAFLQQEVATWRHSIDTNVTGTVYLLQSVLTRMVARGSGKVLVTGSIAGYIPGSFNAVYNATKAFIDNFTEALRNELKDIAGVTLTTLMPGATETEFFARADMLDTQLGQNDKADPAKVARDGWDALMAGKGHIVSGWSNKLQVAGAGIVPQSLLAQQHRKMAEPGSGNR
- a CDS encoding SRPBCC family protein — encoded protein: MTDIRDDAPPATAKHASATQNAAREGLSGEGDTLIARSVTINRSRDDLYRFWRDFPNLAKFMENVKRIDVRDDCTSHWVVAGPGETTVEWDAQITQDVPGEAIAWASTNSPDVSNSGRVEFRDAGERGTVVTATIFYKAPAGFVGKLIAKLFQREPGIQARRDLRRFKQLMETGEVATAARTLKQREEEIA
- a CDS encoding cupin domain-containing protein, giving the protein MKIETMQLDANAWVPNNPHLPVRVYRSAIEVTGEQGAERFEMLFTDNGWRPDWRDGVYDYHHYHSTAHEALGVFAGTAVLELGGPDGEQIIVTAGDAVMLPAGTGHRCLEASDDFQVVGAYPRGQDWDICRSADDGALARIAALPDPAQDPITGAWGAALSA
- a CDS encoding zinc-dependent alcohol dehydrogenase, which encodes MRALTWHGKHDVRVDTVDDPEILNPRDAIIKVTSTAICGSDLHLYDGFIPTMKAGDILGHEFMGEVVETGPGSTLRKGQRVVVPFTIACGSCYHCGKHQYSACDNGNPADNQDIAQELYGQPMSGLFGYSHMTGGYAGGQAEYVRVPFSDVGPIVIPDGIDDDRVLFLSDILPTGWQAAENAEIEPGDTVVVWGCGPVGLFAVQSAFLMGAERVIAIDHFPRRLELARRFGAETINYEETRTYEALIEMTGGIGPDACIDAVGLEAHGFFADNVWDQIKVSTFTGTDRTHSIRQAIHACRKGGRVSMPAVYGGFVDKFPLGAFMEKGLTLKTGQTHVQHYLPGLLNAIVEDKIDTTFLISHRLPLEQAPDGYRMFHDHQNDVTKVVLKPGLDRVAA